A genomic segment from Polyangium mundeleinium encodes:
- a CDS encoding SDR family NAD(P)-dependent oxidoreductase, giving the protein MAELVLITGTSSGIGLSAAIECAAAGHKVVATMRDLARREALEKAAKARNVSLDIEQLDVTSANVGDKIRELVLKYGPFFALVNNAGIAIGGPFEEQSEEDVRLQLETNVLGLMATTRAILPSMRGAGRGRILNVSSTSGRVAMPCLAIYAATKHAVEGFSEALRWEVESFGIDVLVVAPGTFRTPIFFENLKRGAHVADEGPYGALIRRIEDLAIGGARRAPPPDEVGRTLARLVGAPSPPFRTIVGRDGLTMTTLRGVMPDRLFALGLRRALALSRVR; this is encoded by the coding sequence GTGGCAGAGCTTGTCCTGATCACGGGGACGTCGAGCGGCATCGGTTTGTCGGCGGCGATCGAGTGCGCGGCGGCGGGGCACAAGGTCGTGGCGACGATGCGCGACCTCGCCCGACGCGAGGCCCTGGAGAAGGCCGCGAAGGCGCGCAACGTCTCGCTCGACATCGAGCAGCTCGACGTGACCTCGGCCAACGTGGGCGACAAGATCCGCGAGCTCGTCCTCAAGTACGGGCCCTTCTTCGCGCTCGTCAACAACGCGGGCATCGCGATCGGCGGACCCTTCGAGGAGCAATCGGAAGAAGACGTGCGCCTCCAGCTCGAGACGAACGTGCTCGGCCTCATGGCGACCACGCGCGCGATCCTCCCCTCGATGCGCGGCGCCGGCCGCGGCCGCATCCTCAACGTGTCGAGCACCTCGGGCCGCGTGGCCATGCCGTGCCTCGCGATCTACGCGGCCACGAAGCACGCCGTGGAGGGTTTCAGCGAGGCGCTGCGCTGGGAAGTCGAGTCCTTCGGGATCGACGTCCTCGTCGTCGCGCCCGGCACCTTCCGCACGCCGATCTTCTTCGAGAACCTGAAGCGCGGCGCGCACGTCGCCGACGAGGGCCCCTACGGAGCGCTCATCCGCAGGATCGAGGATCTCGCCATCGGTGGAGCGCGGCGCGCGCCGCCGCCGGACGAGGTGGGTCGCACCCTCGCGCGCCTCGTCGGAGCGCCGTCTCCCCCGTTCCGGACGATCGTCGGTCGAGACGGGCTCACGATGACGACCCTACGCGGTGTGATGCCTGACCGTTTATTCGCGCTGGGGCTCCGCCGAGCGCTCGCGCTTTCGCGGGTTCGTTGA